One genomic window of Halorubrum hochsteinianum includes the following:
- a CDS encoding sulfite exporter TauE/SafE family protein produces MSLSPLLGTDVLLFAAIGLLGGAHCIGMCGPLVTVYASRMDADAGRTDGGEADAARGTGAATGREGHLTTYEVRQHALFNLGRAASYATIGTLLGALGGAVLVTTATLTGAAEAVRGGVGLLVGAAVILVGVRYLLGGATGGVHLPGLERVTGWLAGRVDRLANGPGIVALGAVHGLLPCPILYPAYLYAFASGSAVAGGVALGALGLGTIPAVFAYGTLIESVDPASRRRIHRLLGAAFVALGYVLFAHGLMAVGVHVPHPRLPFWNPLDVAGAGGM; encoded by the coding sequence ATGTCCCTCTCGCCGCTCCTCGGAACCGACGTGCTGCTGTTCGCCGCGATCGGGCTGCTCGGCGGCGCGCACTGTATCGGGATGTGCGGGCCGCTCGTTACCGTCTACGCGAGCCGGATGGACGCCGACGCCGGTCGGACCGACGGCGGCGAGGCGGACGCCGCCCGCGGTACGGGCGCGGCGACCGGTCGCGAGGGACACCTGACCACCTACGAGGTCCGCCAGCACGCCTTGTTCAACCTCGGGCGCGCCGCGAGCTACGCGACGATCGGGACCCTCCTCGGCGCGCTCGGCGGCGCGGTCCTCGTCACCACCGCGACCCTGACGGGCGCTGCCGAGGCCGTCCGCGGCGGGGTCGGCCTCCTCGTCGGCGCGGCCGTGATCCTCGTCGGCGTTCGCTACCTCCTCGGGGGCGCGACCGGCGGGGTCCACCTCCCCGGGCTCGAACGCGTCACCGGCTGGCTCGCGGGCCGCGTCGACCGACTCGCGAACGGACCGGGGATCGTCGCGCTCGGCGCGGTCCACGGACTCCTCCCCTGCCCGATCCTCTACCCGGCGTACCTGTACGCGTTCGCGAGCGGCTCCGCGGTCGCGGGCGGCGTCGCGCTCGGCGCGCTCGGGCTGGGGACGATCCCCGCCGTCTTCGCGTACGGCACGCTGATCGAGAGCGTCGACCCCGCCTCCCGCCGTCGGATCCACCGGCTGCTCGGGGCCGCGTTCGTCGCGCTCGGCTACGTCCTGTTCGCGCACGGGCTGATGGCTGTCGGCGTTCACGTGCCACACCCGCGGCTCCCGTTCTGGAACCCGCTCGACGTGGCCGGCGCGGGGGGGATGTGA
- a CDS encoding phytoene desaturase family protein — protein MSDDTLRGQSVGVVGGGIGGLSAAAYLAAAGAEVTVYERAERVGGVAGRLEVDGFRFDTGPSWYLLPELFERFFDDFGRSPAEFYELERLDPHYRVFWDDGDRADVPADPAAAADLFESYEAGAGDAFQEYLDDAERAYDAGMKRFVLPGRSRFRDYLSLDVVAGGRELDLLSSLDERVRSYVDHPKLRQLLEYTLVFLGGSPHNTPALYQLMSHVDYGLGVYYPQGGMYEVVEAVETVAHDAGADVHTGVSVTGLEPLDDGVGVELGGDRYVHDRVVCNAPPAHVERELLPEGTVPRLGDYWERRTYGPAAHLLYLGVEGELPELEHHTLALPTDWDPHFEAIFDDPAWPTDDTEPVVYVNVPSRTDPSVAPDGHEAVVTLVPLAPGLDDTPERRRALRDRVLEAVASRTGVDLRDRIVVEESACVSEFADRFDQPGGSALGLAHTMRQTGPLRPGPRVRGTDRLYYVGGSANPGIGVPMCLLGGEHCADAVAADVAGGPLDRLPLVGR, from the coding sequence ATGAGCGACGATACACTTCGTGGGCAGTCGGTGGGGGTCGTCGGCGGCGGCATCGGGGGGCTCTCGGCGGCCGCGTACCTCGCGGCCGCCGGCGCGGAGGTGACGGTGTACGAGCGCGCCGAGCGCGTCGGCGGGGTGGCCGGGCGGCTCGAAGTCGACGGGTTCCGGTTCGACACCGGACCGTCGTGGTACCTGCTGCCGGAGCTGTTCGAGCGGTTCTTCGATGACTTCGGCCGGTCGCCGGCGGAGTTCTACGAGTTAGAGCGACTCGACCCGCACTACCGCGTGTTCTGGGACGACGGCGACCGCGCCGACGTGCCCGCCGACCCGGCGGCGGCGGCCGACCTGTTCGAGTCGTACGAGGCGGGGGCGGGCGACGCCTTCCAGGAGTACCTCGACGACGCGGAGCGGGCGTACGACGCCGGGATGAAGCGGTTCGTACTCCCCGGCCGGTCGCGGTTCCGCGACTACCTCTCGCTCGATGTCGTCGCCGGCGGGCGGGAGCTGGACCTGCTCTCCAGCCTCGACGAGCGGGTGCGCTCGTACGTCGACCACCCGAAGCTGCGACAGCTGCTGGAGTACACGCTCGTGTTCCTCGGGGGGTCGCCGCACAACACGCCGGCGCTGTACCAGCTGATGAGCCACGTCGACTACGGCCTGGGCGTCTACTACCCGCAGGGCGGGATGTACGAGGTCGTCGAGGCGGTCGAAACGGTCGCGCACGACGCCGGGGCGGACGTTCACACGGGGGTCTCGGTGACGGGACTGGAGCCGCTCGACGACGGCGTCGGCGTCGAACTCGGCGGGGACCGATACGTCCACGACCGGGTGGTCTGTAACGCGCCGCCGGCGCACGTCGAGCGCGAACTGCTCCCAGAGGGGACGGTGCCGCGGCTCGGCGACTACTGGGAGCGGCGGACCTACGGCCCCGCGGCGCACCTGCTGTACCTCGGCGTCGAGGGGGAGCTACCGGAACTGGAACACCATACCCTCGCGCTCCCGACGGACTGGGACCCGCACTTCGAGGCGATATTCGACGACCCCGCGTGGCCGACCGATGACACCGAGCCGGTGGTGTACGTGAACGTGCCGTCGCGGACGGACCCGTCGGTCGCGCCCGACGGCCACGAGGCGGTCGTGACGCTCGTCCCGCTCGCGCCGGGGCTCGACGACACGCCCGAGCGGCGGCGGGCGCTCCGGGACCGCGTCTTGGAGGCGGTGGCGTCGCGGACCGGCGTCGACCTCCGCGACCGGATCGTCGTCGAGGAGTCGGCGTGCGTCTCCGAGTTCGCGGACCGGTTCGACCAGCCCGGCGGGAGCGCGCTCGGCCTCGCGCACACCATGCGACAGACCGGACCGCTCCGACCGGGACCGCGCGTCCGGGGGACGGACCGGCTCTACTACGTCGGCGGGAGCGCCAATCCGGGGATCGGCGTGCCCATGTGTCTGCTCGGCGGCGAACACTGCGCGGACGCGGTCGCGGCCGACGTCGCCGGCGGGCCGCTCGACCGCCTCCCGCTGGTCGGGCGGTGA
- a CDS encoding heavy metal translocating P-type ATPase gives MSGSAPAAGPADDSGACTLCELPTEGADVTDEDGNEFCCAGCRDVYAALGDVDVDADAVRERRRERGDAAGDADGGDVAGPNDAGDGDRDVPDGHEATFLEVDGMHCATCEAFIETVATDADGVSAASASYVTDTVRVDHDPDAVSVDDLSETVSGLGYSAYARDDAFSRRQASNMATARLAAGVIVGMAVMLQYIVLIYPTYFAFPFYNERTLSYLDEALASTSGTYFFIVIAVLTTIVLFFTGKPILRGAYVSAKTRSPNMDLLVAIAAVSAYLYSTLAVIFVESPSIYYDVTVAIVVIVTVGNHYEDSVKDRATALLSEVTAVQVDDARRMTGNGETESVAVDALEPGDRLLVRAGERIPVDGEAVDGDAAVDESVVTGESLPVRKVDGDAVVGGSVVTDGSLTVAVGPDATSSLDRVAELVYDLQSGNHGVQKLADRLATVFVPAVLVIAAVAAAASLALGGSGTDAMLVGLTVLIVSCPCALGLATPLAVAAGIRDALERNIVVFDDTVFERIREADTVVFDKTGTLTTGEMRLTAREVDDDLLRLAAALESRSAHPVGQAIAAARDAADAVDGGPGETPSDGATPAVADGGAAATDAPGEGSAPGPTVESFESHARGVSGVVDGVEVVVGHPDLFDERGWTVPDAVREAVDGARDVGRVPVAVGRDGAAEGFVVVGDKLREGWEETVTALDESGVEVIVLTGDDERAATVFADHDAVSSVFAGVPPEGKAETVERLKARGVTVMVGDGTNDAPALAAADLGVALGGGTAMAADAADVAIVDDDLGSVATVFELARAAGRRVKGNIGWAFCYNAVAIPLAATGLLNPLFAAVAMGASSLLVVTNSSRALLSD, from the coding sequence ATGAGTGGGAGCGCCCCCGCCGCGGGACCGGCCGACGACTCCGGTGCCTGTACCCTCTGTGAACTGCCGACCGAGGGGGCCGACGTGACGGACGAGGACGGCAACGAGTTCTGCTGTGCCGGCTGCCGCGACGTGTACGCCGCCCTCGGCGACGTCGACGTGGACGCCGACGCGGTCCGCGAGCGCCGACGGGAGCGAGGGGACGCCGCGGGCGACGCGGACGGGGGAGACGTCGCCGGCCCGAACGACGCGGGCGACGGCGACCGCGACGTGCCGGACGGCCACGAGGCGACGTTCCTCGAAGTGGACGGAATGCACTGCGCCACCTGCGAGGCGTTCATCGAGACGGTGGCGACCGACGCCGACGGCGTCAGCGCCGCGAGCGCGAGCTACGTCACCGACACGGTGCGCGTCGACCACGACCCGGACGCGGTCTCCGTCGACGACCTCTCGGAGACGGTGAGCGGGCTGGGGTACAGCGCGTACGCCCGCGACGACGCCTTCTCGCGCCGGCAGGCGAGCAACATGGCGACCGCGCGGCTCGCGGCGGGCGTCATCGTCGGGATGGCGGTCATGCTGCAGTACATCGTCCTCATCTACCCGACGTACTTCGCGTTCCCCTTCTACAACGAGCGGACCCTCTCGTACCTCGACGAGGCGTTGGCGTCGACCTCGGGCACGTACTTCTTCATCGTCATCGCCGTGCTGACGACCATCGTCCTGTTTTTCACCGGGAAGCCGATCCTGCGCGGCGCGTACGTCAGCGCCAAGACGCGCTCGCCGAACATGGACCTCCTCGTCGCCATCGCGGCGGTGAGCGCGTACCTCTACAGCACGCTCGCGGTGATCTTCGTCGAGTCGCCCTCGATCTACTACGACGTGACCGTCGCGATCGTCGTGATCGTCACGGTCGGCAACCACTACGAGGACTCGGTGAAGGACCGCGCGACGGCGCTGCTCTCCGAGGTCACCGCGGTCCAGGTCGACGACGCCCGCCGGATGACCGGGAACGGGGAGACGGAATCGGTCGCCGTCGACGCGCTCGAACCGGGCGACCGCCTCCTCGTGCGCGCCGGCGAGCGGATCCCGGTCGACGGCGAGGCGGTGGACGGCGACGCCGCGGTCGACGAGTCGGTCGTCACCGGCGAGTCGCTCCCGGTCCGGAAGGTCGACGGCGACGCGGTCGTCGGCGGCTCCGTCGTGACCGACGGGTCGCTCACGGTCGCGGTCGGCCCGGACGCGACCTCCAGCCTCGACCGCGTCGCGGAGCTCGTCTACGACCTCCAGAGCGGGAACCACGGCGTCCAGAAGCTCGCGGACCGGCTCGCGACGGTGTTCGTCCCCGCCGTCCTCGTCATCGCGGCCGTCGCCGCCGCCGCGTCGCTCGCGCTCGGCGGGAGCGGGACCGACGCGATGCTCGTCGGGCTCACGGTGCTCATCGTCTCGTGTCCGTGCGCGCTCGGACTTGCGACGCCGCTCGCGGTCGCCGCCGGGATCCGCGACGCCCTCGAACGCAACATCGTCGTCTTCGACGACACCGTCTTCGAGCGGATCCGCGAGGCCGACACCGTCGTCTTCGACAAGACGGGGACGCTGACGACCGGCGAGATGCGCCTGACCGCCCGCGAGGTGGACGACGACCTCCTCCGGCTCGCGGCCGCGCTCGAATCGCGGTCCGCGCACCCGGTCGGACAGGCCATCGCCGCGGCGCGGGACGCGGCCGACGCGGTCGACGGCGGTCCGGGCGAGACGCCGAGCGACGGCGCGACCCCGGCGGTCGCGGACGGCGGCGCGGCGGCCACGGACGCGCCGGGCGAGGGGTCCGCCCCCGGCCCGACCGTCGAGTCCTTCGAGAGCCACGCCCGCGGCGTCTCCGGCGTCGTCGACGGGGTCGAGGTGGTCGTCGGCCACCCGGACCTCTTCGACGAGCGCGGGTGGACCGTCCCCGACGCGGTCCGCGAGGCCGTCGACGGCGCGCGCGACGTGGGGCGCGTCCCGGTCGCGGTCGGCCGCGACGGCGCGGCCGAGGGGTTCGTCGTCGTCGGTGACAAACTGCGCGAGGGGTGGGAGGAGACGGTGACGGCGCTCGACGAGTCGGGCGTCGAGGTGATCGTCCTCACCGGCGACGACGAGCGCGCCGCGACGGTCTTCGCCGACCACGACGCCGTCTCGTCGGTGTTCGCCGGCGTGCCCCCGGAGGGGAAAGCCGAGACGGTCGAGCGGCTGAAGGCGCGCGGCGTCACGGTGATGGTCGGCGACGGGACCAACGACGCGCCGGCGCTGGCCGCGGCCGACCTCGGCGTCGCGCTCGGCGGCGGCACCGCGATGGCGGCCGACGCCGCCGACGTGGCCATCGTCGACGACGACCTCGGCTCCGTGGCGACCGTCTTCGAACTCGCGCGCGCGGCCGGCCGGCGCGTGAAGGGGAACATCGGCTGGGCGTTCTGTTACAACGCGGTCGCCATCCCGCTCGCGGCGACCGGCCTGCTCAACCCCCTCTTCGCCGCGGTCGCGATGGGCGCGTCCAGCCTGCTCGTGGTGACGAACTCCTCGCGGGCGCTGCTGTCGGACTGA
- a CDS encoding plastocyanin/azurin family copper-binding protein, translating to MYRRRFLRRAGAVGSAATTVGLAGCAGVGGEPDHDVGMLASAYEPREITVSVGETVVWENTSARAHTVTATPGGIPDAAEFFASGGFDDYESALSGWQSDFGGILESGDRFEHTFTVPGTYEYVCIPHREGGMYGTVIVEE from the coding sequence ATGTACCGCAGACGGTTCCTTCGGCGGGCCGGTGCCGTCGGGAGCGCGGCGACGACCGTTGGGCTCGCCGGCTGCGCGGGCGTCGGCGGCGAGCCCGACCACGACGTCGGCATGCTCGCCAGCGCGTACGAGCCGCGGGAGATAACGGTCTCCGTCGGCGAGACCGTCGTCTGGGAGAACACGAGCGCCCGGGCCCACACCGTCACCGCGACTCCGGGCGGGATCCCGGACGCCGCCGAGTTCTTCGCCTCGGGCGGGTTCGACGACTACGAGTCCGCGCTGTCGGGGTGGCAGTCCGACTTCGGCGGCATCCTGGAGAGCGGCGACCGCTTCGAGCACACCTTCACCGTCCCCGGCACGTACGAGTACGTCTGTATCCCCCACCGCGAGGGCGGCATGTACGGGACCGTGATCGTGGAGGAGTGA
- a CDS encoding helix-turn-helix domain-containing protein: MGRRSQSSDSTPASAVGSGSTGSAGSDGVAGSSAPDAGSPDAGSTNPESGDAGPVDAAGDGRPEADSSRSASDASSTAAACGDAGVRVEVVVRDPTPAPVAEALPPGAVAEDVARVRVDGGVVSQFRADRRVDAELVFDGGDELVYRCRSGAAGPFPADAVEALGYPVSSVTVRTAPDRVRLGLSLPAADPLGEVIDALEATGGSVRLERLTSSGGADTRSDPVVVDRGRLTERQREVIRTAQRLGYFEHPRGASATEVADAIGIARATFSEHLAAAQRRVFEDLVGG; the protein is encoded by the coding sequence ATGGGACGGCGGTCGCAGTCGTCTGACTCCACGCCCGCCAGCGCCGTCGGCTCCGGCTCGACCGGCTCTGCGGGCTCCGACGGCGTCGCCGGTTCGAGCGCGCCCGACGCCGGGTCCCCGGACGCCGGATCGACGAACCCGGAGTCCGGAGACGCCGGACCGGTCGACGCCGCCGGTGACGGCCGCCCGGAGGCGGATTCGAGCCGAAGCGCTTCGGACGCGTCGTCGACCGCGGCGGCGTGCGGCGACGCCGGGGTGCGCGTCGAGGTCGTGGTCCGGGACCCGACGCCGGCCCCGGTCGCGGAGGCGCTGCCGCCGGGGGCAGTCGCCGAGGACGTCGCCCGCGTCCGCGTCGACGGCGGGGTCGTCTCGCAGTTCCGCGCCGACCGCCGGGTCGACGCGGAGCTCGTCTTCGACGGGGGCGACGAACTCGTGTACCGCTGTCGGAGCGGCGCGGCGGGTCCGTTCCCCGCCGACGCCGTCGAGGCGCTCGGCTACCCGGTCTCGTCGGTCACGGTCCGGACGGCACCCGACCGCGTCAGACTGGGGCTGTCGCTGCCGGCGGCCGACCCGCTCGGCGAGGTGATCGACGCGCTGGAGGCGACCGGCGGGTCGGTGCGGCTCGAACGGCTCACCAGCTCCGGCGGGGCCGACACCCGGTCGGATCCGGTCGTCGTCGACCGCGGACGGCTCACGGAGCGACAGCGCGAGGTGATCCGGACCGCCCAGCGGCTCGGCTACTTCGAACACCCCCGCGGGGCGAGCGCGACGGAGGTCGCGGACGCCATCGGCATCGCCCGCGCCACCTTCTCGGAGCACCTCGCGGCGGCGCAGCGGCGCGTCTTCGAGGACCTCGTCGGCGGGTGA